Proteins encoded in a region of the Zea mays cultivar B73 chromosome 4, Zm-B73-REFERENCE-NAM-5.0, whole genome shotgun sequence genome:
- the LOC100286018 gene encoding Bifunctional dihydrofolate reductase-thymidylate synthase isoform 1 (isoform 1 is encoded by transcript variant 3) — protein sequence MALAAAPASGDSQSGPQRNYQVVVAATRDMGIGKGGVMPWKLLGDLKFFKELTLTTTDPAKKNAVIMGRKTWESIPVKSRPLPGRLNVILTRSGSFDFATVENVVICGSMKSALELLASTPYCLSIEKVFVIGGGQVLREYLNGPACEAIHLTDIQSSIECDTFIPPVDFSVFQPWYSSFPVVESNIRHSFVTFVRVRKSVAETHESNGKESTEIDTKNDKFEIENFSFLPKIVYDRHEEYQYLNLVEDIIRFGAQKNDRTGTGTLSKFGCQMRFNLRKNFPLLTTKRVFWRGVVEELLWFISGSTNAKVLQEKGIHIWDGNASREYLDRIGLAHREEGDLGPVYGFQWRHFGAEYTDMHADYTGKGFDQLMDVIDKIKNNPDDRRIILSAWNPSDLKKMALPPCHMFAQFYVENGELSCQMYQRSADMGLGVPFNIASYSLLTYMIAQVCDLSPGDFVHVIGDAHVYRNHVRALEEQIQKMPKPFPILKINPSKKDIDSFMASDFKLVGYDPHQKLEMKMAV from the exons ATGGCACTGGCTGCAGCTCCAGCCAGTGGTGATTCACAGAGTGGTCCTCAGAGGAACTATCAGGTTGTTGTGGCTGCCACTCGTGACATGGGCATTGGCAAGGGTGGGGTCATGCCATGGAAGCTTCTTGGTGATCTTAAATTCTTCAAAGAACTTACACTAACTACAACTGATCCTGCCAAAAAGAATGCAGTTATAATGGGAAGGAAAACATGGGAGAGCATTCCTGTTAAGTCAAGGCCACTGCCTGGTCGTTTGAATGTCATACTTACTCGATCTGGTAGTTTTGATTTTGCAACAGTAGAGAATGTTGTTATATGTGGAAGTATGAAGTCTGCCTTAGAGCTGCTAGCATCAACTCCATACTGCTTATCAATTGAGAAAGTTTTTGTCATAGGAGGTGGGCAGGTACTGAG AGAATATTTGAATGGACCTGCATGTGAGGCTATCCATCTGACTGATATTCAGTCAAGCATTGAGTGTGATACTTTCATCCCTCCAGTTGACTTTTCAGTGTTCCAGCCATGGTATTCATCTTTCCCAGTGGTAGAGAGCAACATTAGGCATTCTTTTGTGACTTTTGTTCGTGTTAGAAAGTCAGTGGCAGAAACTCATGAGTCAAATGGCAAGGAATCAACTGAGATTGATACCAAGAATGACAAATTTGAAATAGAGAATTTCTCTTTTCTCCCCAAGATAGTATATGACCGCCATGAGGAGTATCAATATCTCAATCTTGTTGAAGATATTATAAGGTTCGGTGCTCAGAAAAATGACAGGACAGGAACTGGAACATTGTCAAAATTTGGGTGTCAG ATGCGATTCAACTTAAGGAAAAATTTTCCTCTGCTGACAACAAAG AGGGTGTTTTGGCGTGGTGTTGTCGAAGAACTCCTTTGGTTCATCAGTGGCTCAACAAATGCAAAG GTTTTGCAAGAAAAGGGTATTCATATCTGGGATGGCAATGCTTCAAGAGAGTATCTTGACCG TATTGGCTTGGCACACAGGGAGGAAGGTGATCTAGGTCCAGTTTATGGATTTCAATGGCGACACTTTGGTGCCGA ATATACTGACATGCATGCTGACTATACTGGAAAAGGCTTTGATCAGCTAATGGATGTGATTGACAAGATTAAGAACAATCCTGATGACCGCCGAATAATTTTATCGGCGTGGAATCCTTCAGATCTCAAGAAGATGGCTCTTCCTCCTTGCCACATGTTTGCACAA TTTTATGTGGAGAACGGGGAGCTATCCTGCCAGATGTATCAACGCTCTGCAGACATGGGGCTTGGTGTTCCATTCAACATCGCATCATATTCTCTTTTGACATATATGATTGCTCAAGTTTGTG ATCTTTCTCCAGGAGATTTTGTCCATGTTATAGGGGATGCTCATGTCTATAGAAATCACGTTCGAGCTCTGGAGGAACAGATTCAGAAGATGCCTAAACCATTTCCA ATTTTGAAGATAAATCCTTCGAAAAAGGATATAGATTCTTTCATGGCGTCAGACTTCAAGCTGGTTGGCTATGATCCTCACCAGAAGCTAGAGATGAAAATGGCAGTGTAA
- the LOC103652917 gene encoding oligosaccharyltransferase complex subunit ostc, with the protein MAPRSDHAGGSAAAPVATQAHFDSMDPLFHVLRVLPFSFLRPPRTRLRLPSNLALPSPMTVFSLILLTYFAVVSGLVYDVIVEPPGIGSAQDPGTGAVRPVVFLPGRVNGQYIIEGLSSGFMFVLGGVGIILLDLAVDRTRPRSLRASFGSAGAVAVLIAYAMAMLFLRIKIPGYLW; encoded by the coding sequence ATGGCCCCTAGATCGGATCACGCCGGCGGCAGCGCCGCCGCTCCGGTGGCCACGCAGGCCCACTTCGACTCCATGGATCCCCTCTTCCACGTCCTCCGCGTGCTACCATTCTCCTTCCTTCGGCCGCCGCGCACCCGCCTGAGGCTGCCGTCGAACCTGGCGCTTCCCTCACCCATGACCGTCTTCTCCCTCATCCTACTCACCTACTTCGCGGTCGTCTCCGGCCTCGTCTACGACGTCATCGTTGAGCCCCCCGGCATCGGCAGCGCCCAGGACCCCGGCACCGGCGCCGTCCGCCCAGTCGTCTTCCTCCCAGGGCGCGTCAACGGCCAGTACATCATCGAGGGGCTCTCCTCCGGGTTCATGTTCGTCCTTGGCGGCGTTGGCATCATCCTCCTCGACCTTGCGGTCGACCGCACCAGGCCCCGGAGCCTCCGCGCCTCGTTTGGAAGCGCCGGCGCAGTCGCCGTTCTCATCGCCTACGCCATGGCCATGCTCTTCCTCCGCATCAAGATCCCCGGCTACCTTTGGTGA
- the LOC100856973 gene encoding phosphogluconate dehydrogenase (NADP(+)-dependent, decarboxylating), which yields MASPAPASPAAAAAHCPPPRIGLAGLATMGQNLALNIAEKGFPISVYNRTAAKVDSTLSRARDEGSLPVLGHRDPRGFVLSLARPRAVVLLVQAGPAVDATIQALSPYLEPGDAIVDGGNEWYQNTERRIQEAAARGVLYLGMGVSGGEEGARNGPSLMPGGSADAYANIRDILQKAAAQTEDGACVTFVGPGGAGNFVKMVHNGIEYGDMQLIAEAYDVLRRLGGLSNSEIADVFAEWNRGELESFLVQITADIFTVADPLDGSGSGGGALVDRILDKTGMKGTGKWTVQQAAELAVAAPTIAASLDGRYLSGLKDERVAAAGVLEEEGMPAGLLETVNVDKKVLVDRVRQALYASKICSYAQGMNLLRAKSVEKGWNLNLAELARIWKGGCIIRARFLDRIKSAYDRNPELANLIVDREFAREMVQRQNAWRWVVARAVEAGISTPGMTASLSYFDTYRSSRLPANLIQAQRDLFGAHTYERIDCPGSFHTEWTKLARRSNGAAI from the coding sequence ATGGCCTCCCCGGCGCCGGCGTCCCCCGCGGCCGCGGCGGCGCACTGCCCCCCGCCGCGCATCGGGCTCGCGGGCCTCGCCACCATGGGCCAGAACCTGGCCCTGAACATCGCCGAGAAAGGGTTCCCGATCTCCGTCTACAACCGCACCGCCGCCAAGGTGGACTCCACGCTGTCCCGCGCGCGGGACGAGGGCTCGCTGCCGGTGCTGGGCCACCGcgacccgcgcgggttcgtgctgtccctcgcgcgcccgcgcgccgtcGTGCTGCTCGTCCAGGCCGGCCCCGCCGTCGACGCCACCATCCAGGCCCTCTCCCCCTACCTCGAGCCCGGGGACGCCATCGTCGACGGCGGCAACGAGTGGTACCAGAACACGGAGCGCCGCATCCAGGAGGCGGCGGCGCGCGGCGTCCTGTACCTCGGGATGGGCGTCTCCGGCGGCGAGGAGGGCGCGCGGAACGGGCCCTCGCTCATGCCCGGCGGCAGCGCCGACGCCTACGCCAACATCAGGGACATCCTCCAGAAGGCCGCCGCGCAGACGGAGGACGGCGCCTGCGTCACCTTCGTCGGGCCCGGCGGCGCCGGCAACTTCGTCAAGATGGTGCACAACGGGATCGAGTACGGCGACATGCAGCTCATCGCCGAGGCGTACGACGTGCTCCGCAGGCTCGGGGGCCTGTCCAACTCCGAGATCGCCGATGTCTTCGCTGAGTGGAACAGGGGGGAGCTCGAGAGCTTCCTGGTCCAGATCACCGCCGACATTTTCACCGTGGCTGACCCGTTGGACGGGAGCGGGAGTGGCGGCGGGGCGCTGGTTGACAGGATTCTGGACAAGACTGGGATGAAGGGGACCGGGAAATGGACCGTGCAGCAGGCGGCGGAGCTTGCGGTGGCAGCGCCCACGATTGCCGCGTCGCTGGACGGGAGGTACCTGTCAGGGTTGAAGGACGAACGGGTCGCAGCCGCTGGGGTGCTGGAGGAAGAGGGGATGCCGGCGGGCCTGTTGGAGACGGTTAATGTCGACAAGAAGGTGCTGGTGGATAGGGTCAGGCAAGCGCTCTACGCCTCCAAGATTTGCAGCTATGCGCAGGGCATGAATCTGCTGCGAGCCAAGAGCGTGGAGAAGGGATGGAACCTTAACCTCGCAGAGCTTGCCAGGATCTGGAAGGGCGGCTGCATTATCCGTGCGAGGTTCCTTGATAGGATCAAGAGCGCGTACGACAGGAATCCTGAGCTCGCCAATTTGATTGTTGACAGAGAGTTTGCAAGGGAGATGGTGCAGCGGCAGAACGCGTGGAGGTGGGTTGTGGCACGCGCGGTGGAGGCTGGCATTAGCACGCCAGGAATGACTGCTAGCCTTTCGTACTTCGATACCTACAGATCAAGTCGATTGCCTGCAAATCTGATCCAAGCGCAGAGGGATCTGTTTGGTGCACACACCTATGAGCGCATTGACTGTCCGGGTTCATTCCACACCGAATGGACCAAGCTGGCGAGGAGGAGCAATGGCGCAGCCATTTGA
- the LOC100286018 gene encoding Bifunctional dihydrofolate reductase-thymidylate synthase isoform 2 (isoform 2 is encoded by transcript variant 4), with translation MLVAEVLRAGAYISRFSRRACKVAIFSSIACSPTSQFRRLQFLDLSIKSRPYHFSQSCLMALAAAPASGDSQSGPQRNYQVVVAATRDMGIGKGGVMPWKLLGDLKFFKELTLTTTDPAKKNAVIMGRKTWESIPVKSRPLPGRLNVILTRSGSFDFATVENVVICGSMKSALELLASTPYCLSIEKVFVIGGGQVLREYLNGPACEAIHLTDIQSSIECDTFIPPVDFSVFQPWYSSFPVVESNIRHSFVTFVRVRKSVAETHESNGKESTEIDTKNDKFEIENFSFLPKIVYDRHEEYQYLNLVEDIIRFGAQKNDRTGTGTLSKFGCQMRFNLRKNFPLLTTKRVFWRGVVEELLWFISGSTNAKVLQEKGIHIWDGNASREYLDRIGLAHREEGDLGPVYGFQWRHFGAEYTDMHADYTGKGFDQLMDVIDKIKNNPDDRRIILSAWNPSDLKKMALPPCHMFAQFYVENGELSCQMYQRSADMGLGVPFNIASYSLLTYMIAQVCDLSPGDFVHVIGDAHVYRNHVRALEEQIQKMPKPFPILKINPSKKDIDSFMASDFKLVGYDPHQKLEMKMAV, from the exons ATGTTAGTTGCAGAGGTGCTCAGAGCTGGAGCGTACATCTCTAGGTTTTCTCGGCGTGCATGCAAA GTTGCAATATTTTCCAGCATAGCTTGCTCACCTACTTCTCAATTTAGAAGACTTCAATTTCTGGATCTGAGCATCAAATCAAGACCATACCACTTTAGTCAGTCCTGTCTGATGGCACTGGCTGCAGCTCCAGCCAGTGGTGATTCACAGAGTGGTCCTCAGAGGAACTATCAGGTTGTTGTGGCTGCCACTCGTGACATGGGCATTGGCAAGGGTGGGGTCATGCCATGGAAGCTTCTTGGTGATCTTAAATTCTTCAAAGAACTTACACTAACTACAACTGATCCTGCCAAAAAGAATGCAGTTATAATGGGAAGGAAAACATGGGAGAGCATTCCTGTTAAGTCAAGGCCACTGCCTGGTCGTTTGAATGTCATACTTACTCGATCTGGTAGTTTTGATTTTGCAACAGTAGAGAATGTTGTTATATGTGGAAGTATGAAGTCTGCCTTAGAGCTGCTAGCATCAACTCCATACTGCTTATCAATTGAGAAAGTTTTTGTCATAGGAGGTGGGCAGGTACTGAG AGAATATTTGAATGGACCTGCATGTGAGGCTATCCATCTGACTGATATTCAGTCAAGCATTGAGTGTGATACTTTCATCCCTCCAGTTGACTTTTCAGTGTTCCAGCCATGGTATTCATCTTTCCCAGTGGTAGAGAGCAACATTAGGCATTCTTTTGTGACTTTTGTTCGTGTTAGAAAGTCAGTGGCAGAAACTCATGAGTCAAATGGCAAGGAATCAACTGAGATTGATACCAAGAATGACAAATTTGAAATAGAGAATTTCTCTTTTCTCCCCAAGATAGTATATGACCGCCATGAGGAGTATCAATATCTCAATCTTGTTGAAGATATTATAAGGTTCGGTGCTCAGAAAAATGACAGGACAGGAACTGGAACATTGTCAAAATTTGGGTGTCAG ATGCGATTCAACTTAAGGAAAAATTTTCCTCTGCTGACAACAAAG AGGGTGTTTTGGCGTGGTGTTGTCGAAGAACTCCTTTGGTTCATCAGTGGCTCAACAAATGCAAAG GTTTTGCAAGAAAAGGGTATTCATATCTGGGATGGCAATGCTTCAAGAGAGTATCTTGACCG TATTGGCTTGGCACACAGGGAGGAAGGTGATCTAGGTCCAGTTTATGGATTTCAATGGCGACACTTTGGTGCCGA ATATACTGACATGCATGCTGACTATACTGGAAAAGGCTTTGATCAGCTAATGGATGTGATTGACAAGATTAAGAACAATCCTGATGACCGCCGAATAATTTTATCGGCGTGGAATCCTTCAGATCTCAAGAAGATGGCTCTTCCTCCTTGCCACATGTTTGCACAA TTTTATGTGGAGAACGGGGAGCTATCCTGCCAGATGTATCAACGCTCTGCAGACATGGGGCTTGGTGTTCCATTCAACATCGCATCATATTCTCTTTTGACATATATGATTGCTCAAGTTTGTG ATCTTTCTCCAGGAGATTTTGTCCATGTTATAGGGGATGCTCATGTCTATAGAAATCACGTTCGAGCTCTGGAGGAACAGATTCAGAAGATGCCTAAACCATTTCCA ATTTTGAAGATAAATCCTTCGAAAAAGGATATAGATTCTTTCATGGCGTCAGACTTCAAGCTGGTTGGCTATGATCCTCACCAGAAGCTAGAGATGAAAATGGCAGTGTAA